Within Bacteroidales bacterium, the genomic segment GCACCGGAAAGGTCATAGTGTACGTCCACGAGTCCGCTCTCATCGCTTCGCTGGCTTACAGAGTTTATGATTACTGAACCACTTTGCGAAAAACAGGCCATGAAGGGCAAAAGTAAAGTTGAAAGGAGCAGTGCTTTTCTCATAAGATCAAGTTTTTAGTTATGGTTTGATGGCTTTGGAACAATACAGGCTTCACCAGGTATATATCGCAAATTTATGCATTATTACGAAACACAAAAATTTCAAGGAAAATTTCAAATCTATTCGTGCATTTGCTGCGTTGGATTTTATTGCTTAACAACCGCAGGATATCACAGGGCTTTAAAGCCTTAGCCTTAAACATTGATCTTTCCGGCAAAACTTACGGTTACAAAGCAATCTGTGCTGGAAAGTTGGATTGCGAATTCAAATGTGTTCTGAGCTGTAATGAAATTGGTGATTAGCAGAGTTGTTGCAGGCGGCAAGGCAATTCCCGCTTAGAGGAGGCAATCTTTGGATAATAACAAATGATCCAGCGTTCGTAACAGCATTGCAAATGCCGCTCAGCAGGGATGTAGGATTGTAAATTCTGCTCAGCGAGGAATTTTATTTTGGATAACTACAATATTGCTTAATAATTTTCATATATTCGACAAGAATTTATATGAATATTATTTTAGGCTCTTGTAAGCAGTATTTTGCAAATAATATGATAATCAATATTTTACAAAAACATTAGACCTAATAAGTTGAATATCTGTAGTCTTTTTAACATCTAAATTGAACGAAATGTCGTTAAAAAACACTCATCTTGGATGGCAGAACGAACACCTTGCTAGGTACTTGCTTTCTAAGGTAGCCTTTATTACTAGCCCGACAATGCCTGGGGACGATGTTGGTGTTGATTTGGTATGTACATTATACGACCTTGAGAGAAGTGATAAGAGTGCACCGGTTTTGGTACCAAAGAATGCTATCGCGGTGCAGGTAAAGAGCACCCGCAAGGTTTGGGACTTTACGAAAAAAGTGCCCTACTTGCAGAGATTAGAGATACCATTCTTCGTTGCCGTGGTGATGCAGAATGATCTCAGCCTCGACCTCTATTCAGCGAAGTACCTCTCTCATCTCTTCTCATTTCGTGGCTCTCCCAAGAAGCTGAAATTTCACCCAGTTGATGATCTTACCTCCCACTACCGTGAGGGAAACGACATGGCTGGATAAAGCATAAAACTGCCAAGAATTTGTCAACTGAAGGCTGGGGCTTCTGAGGCTGAAAACGAAGCAAACCGATTGTCAATTTTTCAAGAATCCATGGCAGCGCAAAAGGCAATTGCATCGAGGCAAAATCGAGAGTTTATCTTTGATATTGTCGGCGGTATCGAGATCTTCACAGGCAAAGATTCGGTTAAGGGATTCATGGATAATTATATCTTGAGGCTTGCAGAGGCATTATACAATATCGCCTGGAAATTGGAAAATAAAATAACTTTTAACATTGATGATGAGAAGGAATACTTTTTGGAAACATATTATAGATTCTCAGAGCGTTTTAATGTGCCAGACCACCTTACGAAGGCTTATGAGCAACTGATGGCGGCAAGTGGTGAATCCGATTAAATTAGCACTGCAGCTTTTCATCTTCATTGACAGTTAGCGCCGACTAAGGTTGATTATCATTGAGTTTTTCTCGCCACCAACAACAACAATTTCACATTTCTACCCCAAAAACCAACACCCCAAAACCCTCATCATCAACAGAACCGGGAACAACAACGGTGAACAATTTCTTTTCACGCCTAATTTCCAGCTTTTCAGAATAACCAAGCAAATCCACCTTACCAACCTCTTTCACAAATCCCGCAGGCAGTTCAAGCATTTCAGGCAAAATCTCACCTTCCTCTTTCAGATAAAACGCATACCTTGTTTTTCCGTCTTTGCTTTGGGTGAAGCACCATTTGCCTTCCTGGTAAGGGGCAAGCGGTTTGGTTTCGTAGATGGCCTGGGAATTAATATTCATCCATTTGCCTATTTCTTCCAGCCGTTCATATACTTCGGGTGGCATGGCGCCGGTTTTGTCGGGACCTATGCCCAACAGGAGGTTGCCACCTTTGGCAACTATCTTCACCAGGGTTTGTATGGCCCAGCTGGCGGATTTATAGCGCTCGCGTTCGCCGGTATGGTACCAGCTATCGCCAAGGGTAATGCAGCTTTCCCAGGGATAGGAGGGAATCTCACCGGGGATTTGCTGCTCTGGGGTGCGGTAGTTTTCAAATTCGCCGTGTACGGTGCGGTCAACAATCAGCAATTCGGGCTGTTGTGTGCGGGCCATGGCGGCAATGGCGGGCATGTCAATATCCTGCACCCACTGGTTTTTGCCCAGCCACGGACGGGTTTCTTCGGTAAGAGTTCCGGCAGGTCTCACCCATCCGCCGTCGAGCCAAAGAATGTCCACATCGCCATAATCAGTCATCAGCTCTTCAAGCTGGTTAAAGGTGAATTCCCGGAAGCGCTGCCAGCGTTCGGGATATTTTCCGGGGTCGTAGTTTACATTGCGGTCGAACACCGGGAAGTAAGGCCACCAGTAATCATCGTTATGCCAGTCTGCCTTGCTGAAATACACCCCAACGCCCATTCCTTTTTCCCGGAAGGCACTGAAAATATTTTGCGTGATATTGTTGCGGGGGTCGGTGGAGAAAATGCTTTCGCTGCCGGTGATCTTGTAATCGGTGTAGCGGGAGTCGTACATGCAAAAGCCGTCGTGGTGTTTGGTGGTGAACACCAGGTACTTCATGCCGGCGCTGTGGCAAGCTTCGGCCCATTGTTGCGGGTCGAACTGCTGCGGATTGAAAGTATGCCTGATCTTTTCGTATTCACGCACATAGGTGCAGTAATCATCCGCATAAGGGCCACGGCGTTCGCACCAGGGCTCGTCTTCGGGGCAGAGGCTCCAGCTTTCCACAATTCCCCATTCGCTGTAGGGGCCCCAGTGGATGATCACCCCGAATTTCCAGTCTTGCCAGGCTTCCAGCTTCGCGCTCACTTCCGGATCGGAAGGCCAATGGTAAGCTTCTTCAGGTTCATGAACTTTGGTAGGATTGCAGCCCAACATCAGGGCCAGGATCAGGACAAGGAGGAAGGAGGTAGGGTTTTTCATTTTTGGTAGTGTTTATGTGTTCAAGGTTCAAAGTTCAAGGTTCAAGGTTCGAGGTTCCGGGTTCAAGGATCAAGATTTAAGATTCAAAATTTTAGATTCAAGATTCGGGGTTTCAGGTTATTAATCGGTATAAAACTCTTGGGTTGGGATTTTGAATATTGAGCCCACTCCAAAAAGTCACAAATTGCTGATTTTTATCGTTTTTGACCCCTGACCCCTAAAGGGGAAACGCTAAAAATCAGCACTTTGTGGAAGTCCCCTTTAGGGGATTTAGGGGCAGATATACTTTTCGGAGTGGACTCAATATTGGATTTTGGATTTTGGATTTTTCCGGGTTTCGTTAATCAACTACATTCAGTATAATCCGCTGCCGGATGTCTTTTGAGGAAGCGCCGATCATGATCCGGAATTCGCCCGGCTCCACAATTTTGTTCATTTTGGGGTCGTACATCGAGAGCATTTCGGGATCAATGGTGAATATCAGCGTTTTGCTTTCGCCGGCCTGCAGATGAATGCGCCGGAAAGCTTTCAGTTCCCGCAGCGGCCTGGCCACAGACGCCAGTTCATCGCGGAGGTAAAGTTGCACTACTTCGTCGCCGGCCACATTGCCCGTATTTCTCACTTTTACGCTTACCTGGCTTGCACCGTTTGTTTTTATCGTGCGAACCGAAAGCGCAATGTCAGAATACTCAAAGTTTGTATAGCTTAGTCCGAACCCAAAGGGGAAAAGCGGCTGGCCGGTGAGGTTCATATAATCGTCGCCGCGGCCGGTGGGTTTGTGGTTGTACACCAGCGGCAACTGCCCTTCAAAAACCGGGAAGGTGACGGGCAGGCGTCCGGCGGGATTGTAATCGCCAAACAGCACTTCAGCCATGGCTTGTCCGCCTGCTTCGCCCGGATACCAGGCCTGAACGATGGCGCCCGCTTTATCAATCCACTTGTTCATGGTAATAGCGCTTCCACCCACCAGCAACACCACCACCGGAGTGCCTGTTTCGGCGATTTTCAAAATGAGTTCTTCCTGCCGCCCGGGAAGATTCAGGTAAGCCCTGTCGAGGAATTCGCCTTCTTCAATGCCCACGGCCAGCACAGCTAACTCGCTGTGGCGGGCAAGCTCCATGGCTTTTTCAATTTCTGCCGACTGCAAATCTTCAACGCCCATATTCCAGATCAGTCTGAACCACGCATTGCCCACAGGTTCGTAAAACTCGATCAGCAGATCGTATTCCCGGCCTTTTTCGAAAGTAAAATCCTTGAGAACCGCCTGCCTTGTGCGTTTTGTCCAGTTGTCGAGCAGCAGTTGCTTGTCGAGATACAAACGGTAGCCGTCGTTGCCGTCAATGCCGATGTTGAAAGTTCCGCTCTCAGGGGCTGTCAGTTTTCCGCTCCAGCGCACCGACCAGAAATCATAGCTGAGTTTTTCGGGATCGGGGCCAAACAAAGTCCATTGAAACTGGATTTGCTTATCATTTCTTACAAAAACCGGTTGGCCCGAAAACGAAACATTGTCAAAATATTCCCCTTTCAGACCTGATTGCTGTTGGCCGTCCATTTCGCAGCTGAGGGTTTCTGTGGGAACCGTCAGATATTCAATGTTCTGGTGTTCGCAACCCAAAGCATATTTTACTTCAACTTCCGAACCTGCCTTTTTCCGGATTCCTTCCAGGATGCTGATTTTTTGATTTCCCGGCCCGCTGTAACCGCCCAGCCGTGCTTCGGCGGCATCGGGTCCAATTACCGCGATTGATTTCACGTTTTGTGAAATGGGCAGCAATTGATCCTTATTTTTTAGCAGCACCATGGATTCCCTGGCTGTTTGCAGCGCAATTTCCCGGTGGTTTTGGTGGCCGTTGAGCTTGGCGGCTTCTTCCGGATCCACATAAGGGTTCTCAAACAAACCCAGTTCAAATTTCAGTTTTAAGACCCTTGCCACAGCTGCATCAATCGTTTCCTGAGAAATGCTTCCATCATAGAAGGGCGGCGAGAACAGCGCCTGGTGGTTGTAATTGGTCTGGAAAATCACATCCAGGCCTTTTTCCAGGGATTTAACCGTGGCATCCGCATAATCGGCGGCGGTGAAATGCAGCACATTGGCGCCACCGGTTCCGCCGGCATCGGAGATCACAAAACCATCAAAACCCCATTCCTTTTTCAGCAATTGGTTGAGCAGCCAGTCGTTGGCCGTACATGGCGAGCCATCATAAGAATTATAGGAAGTCATCACCGAGCGCGACCCCCCGCGTTTAAAGCAAGCCTCGAAAGGCGCCAGGTGGATTTCACGCATCAGGCGTTCGTTCCAGTGTATTGGGTAGCTGTCGCGCCCGCCATCACCCACATTGGCCACAAAATGCTTGGGCGTGGTGATAATCCCCATTTTTTCAAACGCTGACACAAATGCAACGCCCATTTCGGAAGCGAGGTAAGGACATTCACCATAGGTTTCTTCGGTGCGGCCCCAGCGCACATCGGAGGCGATGTTCACCACTGGCGACAACACCTGTCTGATCCCCCGCGATTTGCATTCCACGGCAATGGCCCTGGCCACTTCGTGCATAAGTTCAGTGTTCCAGGTAGCAGCTAAACCAATGGCCTGCGGAAAAGCCGTAGCACCCGAACGCACCAGTCCGTGCAAGGCCTCGTCGAAAGGAATGATGGGAATGCCCAGGCGGGATTCTTCGATAAAGTAACGCTGGATTTCATTGATTTTAATCGCGGCTTCACGGGCAGACCAGCCTTCGGTATATTCGAGCATTTGCCCGCTTGCATCAGCGCTCTGGCCCACCGTATTCACCTGGAATCCAAAAATTCCGGGTTTATATTGGTCTTTATCATCACCCAAATCGCCTGGGATCATAAAGAGTTGCCAGAATTTTTCTTCGGGCGTCATACGCGAGAGCAGGTCTTTCACCCTTTCATCCACCGGCAGGTTTGGGTTTTTATAGGCTTGTGCGCAAACAAACTGGATGGAAAGGGTTAAATGAAGGATAATAAGTAACTGTTTCATGTATTTTTATTTTTCCTTAATGTGCGACGGAGATGTTATTAATTCATGAGATACCTTCAATTGCATAACCTCTACGAGGTATTCTATTTAGTTCGTCAATTTTTTACTACAATACCTTATCGCCTACGGCGAATCCACAATACCGCAAATTGGGTTCCGCATAGCACACGCCTTCCGCCGCAAAAGGTGATGCAAGGCCGGCGGCGAATCTTTTTCCTGACCGGTTAAATTCTGCGTAGCGGATATGGTTTTGTAGCATAATGGTTTAACCCTGTCTTTAATTCCACGTAGTGGATTAGCAATTTTAATTTATCGAACCACAATCTCATCCACAAACACCCATGATCCGCCGCCTGCCGATGGGTGCCAATCGAAAAGCTGCAGCGTTCCTTTGATCTCAAATTTCACAAAGCGGTATTTCATATTTTGAACCTGAAAACTGAAAAGCCTGTTGACTTCCTCTTTTCTCTGGTCGCCTTCCACAATTTGCTTTGCAATTGTTTTATAGTTAGTGCCATCCGCTGAAACCATGCAGGTGACGGAAGCCGGATGCAGAATCCAGCTTTTGGGGTCGTACAAAGTGCTGATCTCGATGGTGGTTGCTTCAACAGTATCTTCAAGATCAAGAACCAGCGAGAAATCTCTGGCTTCCCAGCCCAGCCAGTGTACCTTGAAATCGTTAGCGCCCCGCACGCCATTGGTCAGCATGGACAGGGCGCCGGCACTGTATTTTGAGGCCGGTAGGGGAGAAGCCGTCAATTGTTTGCGAAAGGCAAGGTTGCCTTTCACCTGAACATCAATAAACCTGTTGGTGGACTGGTAATATTGCTCCACCGTAAAGCCCGCCTCATTTACAAAGGCAGCATTGCTTTGTATGCCGCTTTGATAGAATGATTCAAGGATTTCAAGCATTTGCCGGCGTGGTACAAAATTATCGGCGGTTTCCTCATACCAGCCCCGAGGCCCGAACATGTCTGCCTTGCCAATTTCCATGACGGCGTATTGCAGCGCCATGCGGGCGGTTCGTACATGAAGCAGGAATTCTGGTATTTCAGCAACGGCTTTTTCGGCTTCGTTAAAATAATGATTGTATTGCTCAATATTGGCCGCTGAAAGGAAAGTAAGCTGGTGGTTGGTTGGCGGACCGTAAATATCAAGCCATTCGCCGGTTTTCAGAATTTCATCCTGAAGGTGATTAATATATTTTCTGATCCAAACGCCGGCAGGGCCGTAAAATCCATCCGTGAACTCATGAATAAGGGCGGGCACATCGGCATCGGAGTTCCACAGCAATTTGGCCAGCAACCAGGATTTAAGTTCGGAAAACTCATGTCCGACCCCGGTGTTTGACTGCTGGAAATGTTCTTTTACGTTGTTGCCGGCAAACAGTTGAATATTGGCTTGCAGCGTATGCAAATTTGGAAACGGACTGATGTGGTGGGAAAAATTAACCGTGTAATCCCACAGGAAAATATGCTTGCTGATTTTTCCCCAATCTTCAAGATCTTTCAGAAATGAACTGCTTCGCGGATCACCAGCAATTGCCTCACCACGGTTCAATTCAATGGTGCAAAGCATGATCTGCAAATTATCCAGCGGCTTTGTTAGGGCGGGTGCCTGGCGACTGTATTGATAAGCGAGTGTGGAGATGATTTTGTCAGGGAAATGACCGGCCACGCGGTTCGCAAAATAGATAATTGGCCCGGAAGCGCTTTTTTCAGCCTCAATGATCTTCATGCAGTTTTCGCATTGGCAATAAGAAAAGTTGTCGTCCTGGCTCACCGACCAGACCTGCTTTTCGGGTTGCAGCAGCATTTCCTTTTCCAATTTTTTGAGAACCAATTGAAAAACATCTTCATTGGTAAGGCAAAGCTGGTCAATGATGCGTTTGCCGTTCATAAATGCAAAATACTCCGGGTTTGATTTGAAGTATTCCTGCCAGGGCACGAGCCGGTGAAAGGTGTGCACAAAATAGCTTTCGGCAAACATATCGCTGATATCATGCAGACGATGGAAGTCTTTATAATTCGGGTCTTTGACAAAATCCCCGTTAATGTTGCGGTACGTATTGGGTGAAGCGCCGGAAATCTGCATTGCCGGGATCGTTATGTCCTTCTGTTCAGGGATCACAACAAAATGTGGACTGTAATATTTCACGCCCAGGTATTGTTCAAGCAATTCGCTTACGCCGTAAATACAACCTCTGGCTTGTCCTCCCTCAATGAAAAGATTGTTTCCTTTTGTGAAAATCTTAAACCCATCGCCATATAATATTTCATTGCATTTTGAAATAAGAATGGCATACTTTGAAACCTGCTCATCTGTGCGAACCATCGGTAACATGCAGCCAGATATTTTTTGAATATGCTCCTGCAGAAAATTGGCGGCCCTTTCTTCTTCTGGTGATGCTTTTTCAGGAATTACGAGGGTGTATTTGCTTTTTCCGTTGTTTACGAGATAAATGGAATCAGGATATTTCGGCAAGCAGGCTGACAAGGCAATTGTAGTGATCAGCAAGAGGATTGTTGGCTTCATGAGGGTGCTGTGGGATAGGAAAAATATTTTGAGTGAATCACGTGGCTAACTTACGGAATTTATTAATTCGGAAGATTCTGGGAGAGCAGCAGAACAATAGAGCAGCAGAACAATAGAATAATTGAACACATGAACATCTGAATAGCGAAGTTTGAAGGGATGGCATCCCTTATTTCTTTTAGCAAAATACCTCGTATTTTTGAACTCTAAAAGAAAATGAATGTATGGCTAATTCATACCGCCTTTTAATCGAAGTTGCAGCCTTCACTCCCAATGCTGCCCTGGCGGCATTGAAAGCAGGCGCTGATCGCATTGAGCTGTGCTCAGGCTATGCCGAGGGTGGGTTGTCACCTTCGGCGGCAACTATTATGTGGGTCAGGGAAAAGGTGGCAGTTCCGTTGCATGTGATGATCAGGCCACGCATTGGTGATTTTGTTTATAATGAGGTGGAAAAGGAAATCATGCTGCGAGATATTCAGTTTTGCAAATCTTACAGAATAGATGGAGTTGTTGCCGGCGCTTTAATTGAGGAAGGCGATATTGATCAAGATTTTACAATGAAAATAGTAAAGGCAGCTTATCCAATGTCTGTCACCTTTCACAGAGCCTTTGATCTGTGCAGGGATCTTCCGGCTGCACTTGAAATCCTTATCAAATGTGGCGTACACAGAGTGCTTACAAGCGGTGGGGAAGCAAACTGCATTGCAGGTTTGCAAACAATTTACGGATTATTGAAACAAGCTTCTGGCAGAATTATCATCTTACCCGGTGGTGGCATCAATCTTGAGAATGTTGCCGAAATTATCAAACTTACAGGCATCAGCGAAATACATCTTTCCGGGAAAATCCTGGTTCAGAGTAAATTGAAAAAACAGAGCAATGTATCCTTCACCAGCACCGGTGAGGTGGATGATTATCATTGGTTTGAGTGTGATCCAAGAGTTATTTCTGCAATGGCAAAGTTGGATTCATAGATCTGATTTCTGGCAGGTGTCGTATCAACATCAGGCTGGCGGTCGGACAGGCTTCATAACAAAATCCCCCCGACCCCCTTTTTCAAAGGGGGTCTCGCTTTTCGCAAACTTATTCACATATTGCATCACTCCATTACTCCATTACTCCATTCCCAAAACTGAATCACTGCACCACTGTATCACTGCATCACTGTATCACTGCATCACAGTTTCACAACGTTACTGCACAATCAGCTTCAGCACCTCGTTCTTTTCAGGCGTTTGAACCATTAGCAGGTACATGCCTTTGGGGTAAGCTGACAGATCAAGCTGCATAGCGTTACCGTTCCACTCAGATTGTTGAAGAAGCAGCCCTGTCATGTTCAGAATTCTGACTGTTGAAGTTTGCATTTGGTTCGCATTTGAAACAGAAAGCTCAAACAAACCATTGCTTGGATTGGGTTTAACATTCAAACGAGTAACCAGATCCGGATTCTTTGTGCCAACAAAAAAGTCATCTGAAAATACAACCAGGTTGCATGCCACTTCTAGGTTCGGATTAAAGCCATCATCACAATCGGTGCAGGTTACACCGGTAACGCAATCCGGATGGTTTGGGTGGCAGAAGTCAACATAATTTTCGAAAAATACATATTCCAGGTTCACACTGCCAGCTGAAATGAAAGGGGTCATATTGAAAGTGAACCAGGGCGCTATTGCACCTGGGCACCATCCGGCCCGGTTATGATACCATGTTCCGTTTTGCGGCTGACAGCCATCGGGGTTTGGGTTACAGACATTCCAGTTGGCCTGTGTAAATGTTTGCGAACCGTTTACCCAAATGTGGTGGGTGGCATTGTAGAATTCCGCCGCATTTCCTGTGTTCAGAGTTCCCCAGCCGTGACCGGTTGAAACAAGTTTCAGGGTCGAAGCCAGTGCATTGTCGGGATATTGAAATTCCCAATCTTCAACCGGCTGCAGGTTGGCATAATCGCCAAACTGGTAATTGTCTTTCCACACCTCATATACGGTGCTGTACAAATAAGTTGGGTTGCCCTTGCGATAGTTAAACGACAACTTATACTCAAAACCATTATCAAAAGTTATACAGTTGAAACGGAAGTTTACCTTGCCATGCAAGAGCGATGCATAATCAGTTAAATCAATAGAGTGCGAACACGGAACTCCATAGGGTGTGATGTACCGGATGAGTTCGAACCAAGTTCCATCGTGGCCCTTCACATCGATGCTCGCAAGGCGGTCCCATTCGCCACAGCCGCCTGATGGGCAGCTAACCTCAAGGTGAGCAGTGATTTGATCAAACGAACCTAAAAACGATGGCAATTCCGATTCAACTACAACACTAGCTATTGCTGTGTGAAGCCAAACATCTTCAGCGGCAATGACTTCAACATCAGTAGTTGGGGCAACCACATTAATATTTACTGTTTGAACTGTACTTGCATAAAAGTTATTGCTCGCAGAGATTTCAATTATGTGATTACCATAAAAAGGTGGAGTCCACCACGCTGTATAATATCCATTATTCAACGGATCTTGAGCTGGTATAAGTTGACCGCCGACCAGGAAATGTACCTCATCAACCCAGAATAATTCCGGATATTGTATGGTAACAAGAGCAGTAAGTCGCACAGCTGAAAGCGTTGAAACATAAACATCGCCGGCCAAAGGATGACGGGGATCAATATCCGGAAAATGTAAGTCAGGATTTATTACCTGGAAATGGTTCACCACAGGTACTGCAGGATCAAACTGATCATTGCCAGGTTGTGTAGCCTGTACACTTACAGTGCCCGCCTGACCGGTAAGTGTTACCAGATTACCTTCAATGGTGGCCGGTCCTGAAAGAACTTCGAAAATCACTTCCAGCCCCGATGTGGCCGTAGCTTCAATTTCGAATGGAGGATCAATGGTGAGATGATTGGCTATTTGTGGAAAAGAAATGGCCTGGTAGCCCGGATCGAGTGTACCGTTGAAGTTGGAGGTTGCACCCGTCAAAGCAAAGTTAAGCAGTTCTCCGTTGCGTTCACCATTTCCTATTTCGCAAATCAGCTGTGTGATGGCTGTGTTATCTCCGCCGGGTTCACCCTGATTGAATTTGTAATACAACTCCAAGCCATTTTCATTGCCGGTGAGTTCATTGTTCATGATATCCTGGATTTCCTGTTGCGTCAGGGCGCGGTTCCATGCAGTGACTTCATCAATTCGTCCGCCAAAGTAAAAGTCGAGGCTACTCAAAAAGCTTCTTCCTATGGCGAATGGCACATCGGTTCCCTGGAAAACACCGGACGCCGTAGCACTTCCTTTCAGCAAGCCGTTTACGTAGAGTTTAACTGAACTTCCATCATAAATCCATGCAATATGCTGCCAGATCTGGGGAATGGCAGTATTTGCCGGTGAAACATATTCCCACAAACCCGTGGTTGATTTGAGCCGGCATTCCAGCACACCGTTGTTGAGTTGGATAATATAAAATTCTGCATTTCCTGAACCTATCCTGAACCCAAAGTAACCCTGGCCATAAGCCAATTGGTCGCAGTAAAACCAGCCGGTCATTGAAATCTGTGAACTTCCCGAGAGGTATTGCGAACCATTTTGCAGCATGACGTGGTCATTCACTCCATCGAAATGCAGGTATTGATTCGATTGCGCAAGGATCATAAGCGATTGCAGGCTGAAAACCAGCGCAAGCAGTAAGCGAAATGTGTAGTTGTTCTTTTTCATAAGGGTTTTTATTTAGGTGATTGGATTTTTTGTGATACGATAGTTAAACGGTTGTCAAACATTGGTCATTCGGTTGTTATACTGTGGTCATACAATTGTCATACAGTTGTAATACGATGGTCATACAATGGCAATGCAGTGGTCATATAATGGTCATTCAGTCGTATTTAGTCGGTTGTCTTGGAGAATTTTATTTTTATTTTAAGTCAAGATTTCTGTTTAACGGTCTTTAAATTTTGGATTTTGAATTTTCCTCCTACGGTGTCCACCAAATCTTCACCCCCGTCGCATCTCCTCCCTGGTTGGCAATGGCTTCGGACCAGTTTGCTGAATTGCTTTCAGCTTCTGATGGCGGGTAAGGCAATCGGTAATGGCTGATTGGTTCTCCTTCGAAAGGGGTTAAGCGGGTGCGGCGTGACAGTGCATACGCCTCAGCCGGTTGCCTGAAAGCGTCGAGCCATCGCTGGGTATAAATAAACCTGAGTTTTTCTTCATCGGATGTGGTGTTCCAGAAACCGAAACGGTTGAGGACTGTTGCCGCGCCCAGGTTTCCC encodes:
- a CDS encoding alpha-L-fucosidase, which encodes MKNPTSFLLVLILALMLGCNPTKVHEPEEAYHWPSDPEVSAKLEAWQDWKFGVIIHWGPYSEWGIVESWSLCPEDEPWCERRGPYADDYCTYVREYEKIRHTFNPQQFDPQQWAEACHSAGMKYLVFTTKHHDGFCMYDSRYTDYKITGSESIFSTDPRNNITQNIFSAFREKGMGVGVYFSKADWHNDDYWWPYFPVFDRNVNYDPGKYPERWQRFREFTFNQLEELMTDYGDVDILWLDGGWVRPAGTLTEETRPWLGKNQWVQDIDMPAIAAMARTQQPELLIVDRTVHGEFENYRTPEQQIPGEIPSYPWESCITLGDSWYHTGERERYKSASWAIQTLVKIVAKGGNLLLGIGPDKTGAMPPEVYERLEEIGKWMNINSQAIYETKPLAPYQEGKWCFTQSKDGKTRYAFYLKEEGEILPEMLELPAGFVKEVGKVDLLGYSEKLEIRREKKLFTVVVPGSVDDEGFGVLVFGVEM
- a CDS encoding glycoside hydrolase family 3 C-terminal domain-containing protein, yielding MKQLLIILHLTLSIQFVCAQAYKNPNLPVDERVKDLLSRMTPEEKFWQLFMIPGDLGDDKDQYKPGIFGFQVNTVGQSADASGQMLEYTEGWSAREAAIKINEIQRYFIEESRLGIPIIPFDEALHGLVRSGATAFPQAIGLAATWNTELMHEVARAIAVECKSRGIRQVLSPVVNIASDVRWGRTEETYGECPYLASEMGVAFVSAFEKMGIITTPKHFVANVGDGGRDSYPIHWNERLMREIHLAPFEACFKRGGSRSVMTSYNSYDGSPCTANDWLLNQLLKKEWGFDGFVISDAGGTGGANVLHFTAADYADATVKSLEKGLDVIFQTNYNHQALFSPPFYDGSISQETIDAAVARVLKLKFELGLFENPYVDPEEAAKLNGHQNHREIALQTARESMVLLKNKDQLLPISQNVKSIAVIGPDAAEARLGGYSGPGNQKISILEGIRKKAGSEVEVKYALGCEHQNIEYLTVPTETLSCEMDGQQQSGLKGEYFDNVSFSGQPVFVRNDKQIQFQWTLFGPDPEKLSYDFWSVRWSGKLTAPESGTFNIGIDGNDGYRLYLDKQLLLDNWTKRTRQAVLKDFTFEKGREYDLLIEFYEPVGNAWFRLIWNMGVEDLQSAEIEKAMELARHSELAVLAVGIEEGEFLDRAYLNLPGRQEELILKIAETGTPVVVLLVGGSAITMNKWIDKAGAIVQAWYPGEAGGQAMAEVLFGDYNPAGRLPVTFPVFEGQLPLVYNHKPTGRGDDYMNLTGQPLFPFGFGLSYTNFEYSDIALSVRTIKTNGASQVSVKVRNTGNVAGDEVVQLYLRDELASVARPLRELKAFRRIHLQAGESKTLIFTIDPEMLSMYDPKMNKIVEPGEFRIMIGASSKDIRQRIILNVVD
- a CDS encoding DUF4838 domain-containing protein, whose product is MKPTILLLITTIALSACLPKYPDSIYLVNNGKSKYTLVIPEKASPEEERAANFLQEHIQKISGCMLPMVRTDEQVSKYAILISKCNEILYGDGFKIFTKGNNLFIEGGQARGCIYGVSELLEQYLGVKYYSPHFVVIPEQKDITIPAMQISGASPNTYRNINGDFVKDPNYKDFHRLHDISDMFAESYFVHTFHRLVPWQEYFKSNPEYFAFMNGKRIIDQLCLTNEDVFQLVLKKLEKEMLLQPEKQVWSVSQDDNFSYCQCENCMKIIEAEKSASGPIIYFANRVAGHFPDKIISTLAYQYSRQAPALTKPLDNLQIMLCTIELNRGEAIAGDPRSSSFLKDLEDWGKISKHIFLWDYTVNFSHHISPFPNLHTLQANIQLFAGNNVKEHFQQSNTGVGHEFSELKSWLLAKLLWNSDADVPALIHEFTDGFYGPAGVWIRKYINHLQDEILKTGEWLDIYGPPTNHQLTFLSAANIEQYNHYFNEAEKAVAEIPEFLLHVRTARMALQYAVMEIGKADMFGPRGWYEETADNFVPRRQMLEILESFYQSGIQSNAAFVNEAGFTVEQYYQSTNRFIDVQVKGNLAFRKQLTASPLPASKYSAGALSMLTNGVRGANDFKVHWLGWEARDFSLVLDLEDTVEATTIEISTLYDPKSWILHPASVTCMVSADGTNYKTIAKQIVEGDQRKEEVNRLFSFQVQNMKYRFVKFEIKGTLQLFDWHPSAGGGSWVFVDEIVVR
- a CDS encoding copper homeostasis protein CutC, yielding MANSYRLLIEVAAFTPNAALAALKAGADRIELCSGYAEGGLSPSAATIMWVREKVAVPLHVMIRPRIGDFVYNEVEKEIMLRDIQFCKSYRIDGVVAGALIEEGDIDQDFTMKIVKAAYPMSVTFHRAFDLCRDLPAALEILIKCGVHRVLTSGGEANCIAGLQTIYGLLKQASGRIIILPGGGINLENVAEIIKLTGISEIHLSGKILVQSKLKKQSNVSFTSTGEVDDYHWFECDPRVISAMAKLDS